The DNA window AACAAAGCAAAAGATGCTAACAGAAACATTTGTGCTGTTGGAACTACAGTAATGAGAGCAATTGAAAGTACAGTAAGCACAGACGGACACCTTAAAACTTTCGAAGGATGGACTAATAAATTCATTTTCCCTCCTTATGAGTTTACTGTTGCTAATTCAATGATCTCTAATTTCCACATGCCTCTGTCTACATTACTAATGATTGTTGCAGCATTTGGTGGATACGATCTTGTTATGGATGCTTATCAGGTGGCAATAAAAGAAGGATACCGCTTCGGTACTTACGGAGATGCAATGTTGATTATTGACTAATAGAAGAAAACAATGGCATTGGTTTATTTCGGTTTAGGTACAAATCTGGGCGATAAAGAGAGAAACCTGTGCCTTGCTATTGATAAAATAAGAGAGCGGATTGGGAGAGTTATTTCCCAATCCGCTTTTTATGCTTCCGAACCCTGGAGATTTGAATCTACAAACTCTTTCCTCAATGCAGTTGTTTGTGCAGAAACATCAATTTCTCCCCTTCGACTAATGGAAGAGACTCAGAAGATTGAAAAAGAGATTGGCAGAAATAAAAAATCAGTTGATGGTCTTTATAGTGACAGAGTTATCGATATTGATATTCTTCTCTATGATGACCTCATTCTGAGTACTGAAAACTTAACTATTCCTCATCCACTTATGACCGAAAGGCTCTTTGTGATGAAGCCGCTTTGGGAAATTGCTCCGGAACTTGTGATCCCCGGTACAGAGAAAACTGTTCAATCTTTCTATGATGAATTGTCTTTATGAGTGTTAAAGTCTTAAAATTTATACAGCTAAAAGAACAAAACTCAGGAAATTAGCTATACATTTGCACCATATTAAAATGTGGAAAGATTTGGGCAGCTTGCAACCACAGTAAAAAATGCTAAATAATAGCTTATTTAACGCGTTTCTTCCTTCCGAATCAATCCCTTTTCAAAATATTAATTTAGTATAAACAGACGAACTAAAAATCCGTCAATCTAAAACTTTATTTATCCATGGGATATTTATTCACATCCGAATCGGTGTCTGAAGGACACCCCGACAAAGTAGCCGATCAAATATCGGATGCTGTACTTGACGAACTGTTGGCTTACGATCCTAGTTCTAAAGTAGCTTGCGAAACTCTCGTTACTACAGGACAAGTAGTACTTGCGGGTGAAGTGAAATCTGAAGCTTATGTTGATCTGCAAGAAGTTGCTCGTAACGTAATCAATAAAATTGGTTATACAAAAGGCGAGTATATGTTCGAAGGAAACTCATGCGGCGTATTTTCTGCCATTCACGAACAATCTCCTGATATCAATCGTGGAGTGGAACGTTCAGACCCAATGGAACAGGGTGCTGGCGACCAGGGAATGATGTTTGGTTATGCAACCAACGAAACAGAAAACTACATGCCTTTATCTCTTGATCTTGCGCATAAAATACTATATATTCTGGCTAAAATCAGAAAAGAAGGCAAGCAAATGACTTACCTCCGTCCAGATGCAAAAAGCCAGGTTACAATAGAATATGATGATAACGGAAAACCTGTGCGTATTGATACTATTGTTGTATCTACTCAGCACGATGATTTCGTTAAACCTGAAAACGATTCTCCTGAAGCTCAGTTGAAAGCTGACGAAGAGATGCTTTCTGTTATCCGCGAAGACGTATTAAAGGTGTTGATGCCTAGAGTTTTTGCTTCTATTCATAACAAAAAGGTATTGGACTTGTTCAACGGTGCTATTACTTACCACGTTAATCCAACAGGAAAGTTCGTTATTGGGGGACCTCACGGAGATACAGGATTAACCGGACGTAAGATTATTGTTGATACTTACGGTGGTAAAGGTGCTCATGGTGGTGGTGCTTTCTCAGGAAAAGACCCTAGCAAGGTAGACCGTAGTGCAGCTTATGCAGCACGTCATATTGCAAAGAACCTTGTTGCTGCAGGTGTAGCTGATGAGATTCTGGTTCAGATATCTTATGCTATTGGTGTGGCTCGTCCTATCAATATTTATGTTGACACTTATAACCGCAGCAATGTGAACATTACTGACGGGGAGATTGCAAAGAAAATTGATAAGATATTCGATCTTCGTCCAAAAGCTATCGAAGACCGTTTGAAGCTTCGTAATCCTATCTATTCAGAAACTGCTGCTTACGGACACATGGGCCGTACTCCAAAGGTTGTAACCAAGAGTTTCCACTCTCGTTATCTGGAAGATAAGACTGTAGAAGTAGAATTGTTTACCTGGGAAAAACTCGATTATATCGACAAAGTAAAAGAAGAATTCGGCATATACTAGTCGAAAGATTAATAAATACTAAGCCTGTGCAGTTCCTTAAAAAAGGAATTGTACAGGCTTTTTTCTTTTCTAAAGCACCTTTCAAATCCGACTATAAAGTAATCTGCAGTCTAAAAACAACACATAAATGTAGCAAATAATAAAACCTCAAAAGCTACATTCCTAGTTAAAGCATTCATAATTAAAAAGTTATAATTTCTGGCACGGCCTTTGTATTCTTCTTCATGAAAAAGACGATGATTAATACTCATTTAAACAAAGAAGATTATGTTATTAAGCGCAAGAAACACTATTAAAGGTAAGGTAATAGAGATTGTTCCGGGTATTGTTACCGCAAAGGTTAAACTCGACATTGGTGGAGGAAACACAATTGTCTCAGTAATCACAGTAGATAGTATTGGCGAGCTCAATATAAAGGTAGGAGATGAAGCATACGCAATATTCAAATCTACCGAAGTGATGATTGGAATTTAATTCACCATATCGCATGGATCGCTCAACATTCTCAATGGATGCTCTTCTTACCATTTATCGGGATAACGAAGTCTTTATTGGCCAAAGCCAGTACCGGTTATTAAAGCAGATTTTGACAGATGGATCTATTAATGCAGCAGCAAAGAGCCTGAAGATGTCTTACCAACACGCCTGGCATTTGATTGATAAGATGAATAGACTCTCGCCCATTCCTGTGGTGATAAGGCAAAAGGGAGGAAAAGACGGAGGCGGTTGCAGCATAAGCCCTTACGGAATGAAGGTCATTGAAAGCTATGCCATGCATGAAATTGAAATCATTAAGCTATTAGAGCAGACGAACAGCGAATTAGAAAGCTGTTTTTTTTAGGAAGCGATATGCTTTAGGGTGTATATCGCTTTCCTTTAAGAAAGCGTTATTCTCTGTTTTTGATAACGGATATTTAATTTAAAAGTTAGTATTATGAAAGTATTAGGTAAAAAATGTTTTTGGATAACAATTGCTGCAACTGTCTGTGCGTGTAAGATGAATGCACAGACAGTAGCTATTGATGGAGAATTAAGACCCAGAGCAGAGTATAGAGATGGTTTCGGGGCCCCTTTGACAGAGAGTAATGATCCGGGTATTTTTGCAATTCAGCGTACACGTTTGGGAGCAACCTTTACTTCCGCAGTTCTGAAGACACAGTTTACTATTCAGGATTCGCGCACTTACGGTAAAACAGCACCCAGTTCGGAGACTGCCACACTGGGAGTGTTTGAAGCATGGGCTGAGTTTTTATTAATGCCGGGAGGCTCTGCTAAAGTAGGGCGCCAGGCTTTGACTTATGATGATGGTCGTTTGTTCTCGGCTTCTAACTGGAGTAATACGGGGAATTCACACGATCTGGCTCTGTTCAAGTACAATGTAAATGACTTTCAGGCTCATTTGGGTTTTGCTTATAACAATACTTCTGCCATTTCTTCGGAGACTGTTTATACTAATGGGGCCAAATACAGGTACATGGGCTTACTTTGGTTGTCTAAAGGAATTGCGAAAGATCTGACTCTTTCCGCCATTGCTGTAGACGAAGGCATGCAGCCTACCACCGATGCTACGAAATACGGTACAAAGGTTAATATGAATCACGGATACACTTTTGGCGGTAACCTGAAATATGGCAATGAAACAAAACCATTTTCTGCACTTGCCACAGCCTACTTTCAGGCAGGAAAGAATCAAACCGGTGATGATTTGAGAGGTAGCATGGCGGCAGTGAAGTTAAACTACAAAATATCTTCTGCAGTTACAACCAGTTTAGGTACAGATTACCTGTCGGGAGATGATAACAAAACTGACGGAAAACAGAAAAACTTTAGAAAGCTTTATGGTTCAAATCACAGTTTTAACGGCTCCATGGAATATTGGTCAACACCTCTTAGCGCAGGTCTGCTTGATTACTACGGCAGTGTAAATGCTAAAGTAAGTAAAACAACCAGCATTGAAGGTGCATTTCATGTATTCAGTTCCAGTAAAGACATGACAAGCAATAGTCAAAACATTGGCAAATCACTTGGTTCGGAGTTAGACCTTTGCCTTAACTACAAACTCAATGAATGGAGTAAACTACAAGTTGGCTGGAGCACCTACTTTGCAAACGACAATACTCGCATAGCAAAAGGCATGACCGCCGATGCCAAAACCCGCTTTCCACAATGGGGATATGTAATGCTCACAGTCTCTCCTTCTTATCTGAAATCTATTTTTACCGATAAATAAAATATAAAACTCAATCTCATGAAAAGAACGATTATAACCGTGACACTGATACTGGTATGTATCCTTGCACAAGCTCAGAAAGTAAATGTTGCCGCTGCTGCAAACCTCCGTTATGTGCTGGAGGATATAAAAACACAGTACGAAAAAGAGCATCCAAAAGCTAAGATCAACATCACATTCGGCAGTTCGGGAACATTGGTTCAGCAGATTCTCAATGGTGCTTCCTTTGACTTCTTTATGGCTGCCGACAATGAGTTCCCATTGAAACTAAAAGCAAAAGGGGTTGCCTGGGGAGCCATGAAGACTTACGCCTACGGAAAACTAGCCATATACAGCACTTCATTGGATGTAACTAAAGGACTATCGGTTTTAAAAGACCCTGCTATTAAGAAAATTGCCATTGCTAAACCAGAAACAGCTCCTTATGGTGAACGCTCATTCGAACTGCTTAAAAAGATGGGACTTTATGAATCACTGAAATCAAAGATTGTGATTGGCGATAATATCTCTCAGGCAGCTCAGTTTGCCTTTACCGGTAACGCAGAGATTGGTTTTGTAGCCCTCTCACTTGCCCTGGCTCCCGAGATGAAAGGAAAAGGGACATATTATATTGTAGATCCTAAACTTTATACTCCGGTAGAGCAGGCCTGCATTCTTATTAAGACGGCAGTAAGAAACACCGAAACAAGCAAATTCATGGCTTATGTTCTATCGCCAAGAACCAAAGTTTATTGGGAAAAGTACGGATACTCAGTTCCTCGTTAAAGAAACATTAGAGTGATGTCTCGGTATATATTTTCAGACTGGTGTACACTGGAGTTTAATTTAGTGTACACCTAAATTATAATAAGTGTACACTATTTACAAATTTGCTGTACATTAATAAAACATTCTTTCAGGTTATTTATGCTTAGCTAACCCCAAACTTTGACTAACTTATTTAATTGAATATACATAATATGAACGATGATTTTCTACAAACCCTTCTTCTTACAGGTAAGCTGGCTACAATTACCACTGTAATACTTCTTATCATAGGCTTGCCCTTAGGTTACTGGTTGGCATACAAGCGGTTTCGGTTTAAGCCATTAATAGAAGCACTTATCAGCATGCCACTTGTGTTGCCCCCTACCGTGCTGGGCTTTTACATGCTGGTTGCTTACAGTCCGCAAAATGTAATTGGGCATTTTCTGGAGCATACACTAAACCTACGTCTGGCATTTAGTTTTGAGGGAATATTAGTGGCTAGTGTGCTTTTTAGTCTGCCGTTTATGGTTCAGCCCTTACAAAACGGCTTTGCAAGCATCCCCCGAAGTTACAGGGAAGCATCATATACCTTGGGAAAATCATTCTTCACCACCTTTATAAGAGTTCTTATTCCCAACATGAAACCTTCCATTATAACGGCAGTTGCAATGACTTTTGCTCACTGCATCGGTGAGTTTGGAGTAGTAATTATGGTAGGAGGAAACATGCCCGGAGAAACAAGAGTAGCTTCCATTGCCATTTATGATGAGGTACAATCACTTAATTACGACACGGCAAACAAATATTCATTTGTATTATTCATTGTTTCAATGGTTATACTAACTATTATATACAGTATAAACGGCAACAAGAAAACACTTTAAAGGAATTATGCTGAAAATAGATATAGAACGTCCGATGCTCACTTCCGAAGGAAAAAAGACACTGAAAATCTGTTCTGAGATAGCAGACAGGGAATTGCTTTGTCTCTTCGGTCATTCGGGTTCGGGAAAAACAACCCTGCTGAGAATTCTGGCCGGACTTACCACTCCTTCTAAAGGCCGGATTGTATATAATGATACTGTTTGGTTCGATTCCGACAAGAAAATAAATCTCTCTCCTCAGCTCCGTAACGTAGGATATATGTTCCAGGACTACGCTCTCTTTCCTAATATGAGTGTAGAAGGTAATATCAGGTTTGCACAAAAAGAAAAAGACACTGAGGCTATAGAAGAGCTTATGGAGTTATTCGACCTCATTGCATTGAGGAAGCAAAAGCCTACACAGCTATCCGGCGGGCAAAGGCAGAGAGTGGCACTGGCCAGAGCATTAGCGGCCAAGCCAAACCTTTTGCTGCTTGACGAGCCATTGTCTGCACTTGATTTTGAAATGCGCACTGCTCTGCAACACGAAATCCGCAAAGCACACTTGTTGCTAAACACAATTACTATACTCGTAAGTCACGATGTGAACGAGGTCTGCACCCTGGCTTCGTCGGTAATGACCATAAAGAACGGTAGAGTATTATCACAAGGTCACCCAAAAGAAATATTCAGTGCCGGATCCTTTCAAAATTATGCTCAATTTCTTGGTGAGATTTCTGCTCTCAGTGAACTTTTTCTGGGGCAATAATCCTACATTTTGGTGTATTTCCCTACATTTATGTAAGAAAAATCTCTCATCTTAAAAAGGCGTTTTCTTATCTCTCATATTATTATCATTTACCCGTTGGCGGAATTAATTCACTAAAAAATGTCAGGAAATAAGTTGTGCATATCATTGATTATTAGTATTTTAATGGTGATCAAACTATTAATATACAGCTCAATTATGCACAACTTATATGCAATATTCGCTAAATTTCTTGATATATGCAAGATGTTTTCTGCTGATTTAGTAAACGAAAAAGGGAATATACCTCGCAGAGGAGTCGTCCCGAAGTTCTCTGACTTAGAAGTGATCAGTTTAAGCCTTGCTGCCGAATCAATAGGTATAGATAGTGAAAGCTTTTTGTTTTCTAAATTAAATGAATACAAAGATGATTTTTCTTCTCTCATATCCCGTCGTCAATATAATGATCGCAGGAAGCTCACTATCGGCTTATGTAATCAGGTGCGTGAAAGAATTGCATCAAAAGTTGATGGTGGAGAAGCTATTTTCTGTATTGATTCTATGCCAATTGAAGTCTGTCGTCCCATAAGGTCAAAACGTTGTAAAATGGGAAAGAATAATTATGATAAAGCTCCCAATTATGGCTATTGTGCTTCACAGGGTAAACATTATTACGGATATAAATTACATTCTCTCTGTGGGTTGAGCGGTGTCATACACTCTTTTGACCTGACAAAGGCGAGTGTTCACGACATTCATTATTTGAAAGACGTAAAGTGTAACTTTCAGAATTGCACCATCATCGGTGATCGTGGATATATTGGAGCAGCCATACAACTTGATTTATTTGAAAAAGCTAATATCAAGTTGGAAGTTCCATATCGGTCGAATCAAAAAGATTGGAAACCTGTATTTAGTCCATTTGCTAAAGCAAGGAAAAGGGTTGAAACGCTTTTTGCACAATTATGCGATCAATTTATGATAATCAGAAATTACGCAAAACAAACAGAAGGATTGTTTACCAGAATTACGGGGAAAATTAGTGCACTTACAATCCTTCAATATATAAACAAGATTAATAACAAACCCATTGGACAAATTAAATATGCACTAATTTAATTCCGCCAACGGGTTATCATTTATTTTACCCTACATATTCAATTATTAATCAACGCATTAACAACAATACAAAGACTCATCATTGAGAGCTCTGTTCAGCTTTGGCACGCTTTCTGTTTATAATCTTATAAGTTTTAATATTAACTAAGGTAAATAAGGTTATGAGAAAGATTGCTATTTACGGAAAAGGCGGTATTGGTAAAAGTACCACAACGCAAAACACAGTAGCCGGTTTGGCTGAAATGGGTAAAAAAGTAATGGTTGTAGGTTGTGATCCTAAAGCAGACTCCACACGTTTATTGCTTCATGGTCTTGCACAGAAAACAGTTCTTGACACACTTCGTGACGAAGGTGAAGATATTGATCTGGATGATGTTATGAAACCAGGATTTCACGAAACCAGTTGTGTAGAATCAGGTGGCCCGGAACCGGGAGTAGGTTGTGCCGGTCGTGGTATCATTACTTCTATCAACTTGCTTGAACAGCTTGGTGCTTACGATGACGACAAACATCTTGATTATGTGTTCTATGATGTACTTGGTGACGTAGTATGCGGTGGTTTCGCCATGCCAATACGTGATGGCAAAGCAGAAGAGGTTTACATTGTTTGCTCAGGAGAGATGATGGCTATGTACGCTGCCAACAATATCTGTAAGTCTATTGCCAAGTTTGGTAAAGTAGGGACAGTTCGTTTGGGTGGTATTATTTGCAACTCTCGTAAGGTAGACAATGAAGCAAACATGATTGAAGAATTTGCTTCAAAACTTGGAACTCAAATGATTCACTTCGTTCCCCGCGACAACATGGTTCAACATGCTGAAATTAACCGTAAGACTGTTATTGACCACGCACCGGAACACACTCAGGCCAACGAATATCGTTCTTTGGCAAAGAAAATAAACGATAACCAAATGTTTGTTATCCCTACCCCACTTTCTATGCCTGAACTGGAAGAGTTATTGGTTGGCTTCGGTATTATGAACTAATAAATAAAGGAGGATATTTATATGTATTTATTAAGAGCTATTGTTCGCCCAGAGAAGTCATCCGTAGTAATGAAAGCATTATTCGATGCAGGTTTCCCCGCAGTAACAAAACTATCAGTGTTCGGTCGCGGTAAACAGCGCGGTCTTAAAGTAGGAAATGTTACTTATGACGAATTGCCCAAAGACCTTTTAATGATTGTAATTCCTGAAAAAGATAAGGATTTTGTTATTGAAACAATCATGGATGCTGCCCGTTCAGGAGAAAAAGGACAGTTTGGCGACGGAAAGATATTCGTTACTCCGGTAGAAGAAACCTACACCATCTCCAGCGGTAGAAAAGAAGTATAAATCAAACGAGACTAGGAATTATGAAACTAATATTAGCAATGATTCGCATTGCCAAGATGAGTGACACAAAGATCGCTCTTTCGGAAGCAGGATTGCCGTCGTTCACCGCCATGCCTGTTCTTGGCCGCGGAAAAGGACACGGCGATCTGGAAAAGGCGGCTTACGTAGATCCTGAACATCATGAACTGATCTCGGAGATGCTTCGTCTGAAATCCAAAAGAATGATTACACTTGTGGTTACCGACGAGAAGAAAGATCTGGCTGTAGAAACAATCATCAAGGCGAATCAAACCGGAAAAAGTGGTGATGGGAAAATTTTTGTAATTGATACTGTTGGTTCTATTCGTGTACGCACAGGAGAATCAGGTGATGAAACATTAGATTAAAGGAGGTTACTGCTATGACAAAAGATACAGAAAAGGATATTAACCTCGCTGAATTTAAAGAAGAGGTACTAGCGGCCTATCCTAAAAAGGTTGCAAAGAAAAGAGCAAAAGGAATTGTATATAATAATCCTGATGAAATTCCTCAGATTCAGGCCAACGTACGTACCATTCCCGGAATTATTACTCAGAGGGGATGTACTTATGCCGGATGTAAAGGTGTGGTTCTGGGCCCAACAAGAGATATTGTAAATATCACTCACGGACCAATCGGTTGTGGATTTTATTCATGGCTAACCCGCCGTAACCAGACTCGCCCTGACGAACAGGCTCCTGAGAACTTTATTCCTTATGCTTTCTCAACAGATATGCAGGATTCCAACATCGTATTTGGAGGGGAAGAAAAGCTAAAGCAGGCCATCCGTGAAGCATACGAACTATTTCACCCGAAAGCTATTGCTATTTTCTCTACCTGTCCGGTTGGATTGATTGGAGACGATGTGCACCGCGTGGCTCGTCACATGACTGAAGAACTGGAAGGTAAAGTAAATATCTTCGGATTCTCATGCGAAGGATATCGTGGAGTATCACAGTCGGCCGGTCACCACATTGCAAACAATGGTTTATACAAAAACCTTATTGGTAATGACGATTCTGTGGATGGTAAATACAAATTCAGAATAAATGTTTTAGGTGAATATAACATCGGCGGTGATGCCTTTGCTATTGAAACATTAATGGATAAGTGTGGTATTGAGCTTGTAGCAACAATGTCCGGTAACTCCACAAAGAAACAATTTGAAACTGCACATACAGCCGATTTAAGTCTGGTTATGTGCCACAGATCAATAAACTATGTAGCAGAGATGCTTGAAACATCTTTTGGTATTCCATGGATGAAAGCAAACTTTATTGGTGCAGAAGCTACTGCAAAAACACTTCGTAAGGTTGGAAAATATTTTGGTGATCAGGAATTAATTGACCGTATAGAGAAGGTGATTGCTGAAGAGATGATCCCAGTAAAAGAGGCTCAGGAAAAAGCATTGGAAAAAACCAAAGGCAAACTGGCTATGCTCTTCGTGGGAGGTTCTCGTGCTCACCATTATCAGGAACTATTCAATGAATTGGGAATGACAACAATTTCTGCCGGATATGAATTCGGTCACCGAGACGACTACGAAGGTCGCAGTGTAATTCCTTCCATTCAGATTGATGCAGATAGTCGTAACATTGAACAAATTACGGTTAAAGAGGATGCCACCCGCTTTAAACCACGTAAAACCGAAGAGGAATTAAAAGCTTTGGAAAAAGAAGGGCTTGAATTCAACGGTTACGAAGGTATGATGGCAGAAATGAAGAAAGGAACTCTCGTTATTGACGATTTAAGTCATTATGAGATGGAGAAACTTATCGAGATGTATCATCCAGATATCTTCTGCGCCGGTATCAAAGAAAAGTTCTGCGTGCAAAAAATGGGTATACCATTGAAACAGTTGCATAACTACGATTACGGTGGTCCGTACGCAGCTTTTGAAGGAGCTATCAACTTCTACAAGGATATTGAGCAAATAGCTTGTTGCAGCATTTGGAAAGAAATGAAAGCTCCTTGGGAGAAAGAGGATATCGTCGAAGCAGAATATGTTTATTAACCTGTAAAAACAAAAAGAATTATGTTATTAAAGCACACTACAGATAAAGAAATAGACAGAAAGGCCTTGACCATTAACCCCGCCAAAACCTGTCAACCTATTGGAGCAATGTATGCTGCGTTAGGTATTCATG is part of the uncultured Bacteroides sp. genome and encodes:
- a CDS encoding P-II family nitrogen regulator yields the protein MKLILAMIRIAKMSDTKIALSEAGLPSFTAMPVLGRGKGHGDLEKAAYVDPEHHELISEMLRLKSKRMITLVVTDEKKDLAVETIIKANQTGKSGDGKIFVIDTVGSIRVRTGESGDETLD
- the metK gene encoding methionine adenosyltransferase codes for the protein MGYLFTSESVSEGHPDKVADQISDAVLDELLAYDPSSKVACETLVTTGQVVLAGEVKSEAYVDLQEVARNVINKIGYTKGEYMFEGNSCGVFSAIHEQSPDINRGVERSDPMEQGAGDQGMMFGYATNETENYMPLSLDLAHKILYILAKIRKEGKQMTYLRPDAKSQVTIEYDDNGKPVRIDTIVVSTQHDDFVKPENDSPEAQLKADEEMLSVIREDVLKVLMPRVFASIHNKKVLDLFNGAITYHVNPTGKFVIGGPHGDTGLTGRKIIVDTYGGKGAHGGGAFSGKDPSKVDRSAAYAARHIAKNLVAAGVADEILVQISYAIGVARPINIYVDTYNRSNVNITDGEIAKKIDKIFDLRPKAIEDRLKLRNPIYSETAAYGHMGRTPKVVTKSFHSRYLEDKTVEVELFTWEKLDYIDKVKEEFGIY
- a CDS encoding TOBE domain-containing protein, whose product is MLLSARNTIKGKVIEIVPGIVTAKVKLDIGGGNTIVSVITVDSIGELNIKVGDEAYAIFKSTEVMIGI
- the modA gene encoding molybdate ABC transporter substrate-binding protein, producing MKRTIITVTLILVCILAQAQKVNVAAAANLRYVLEDIKTQYEKEHPKAKINITFGSSGTLVQQILNGASFDFFMAADNEFPLKLKAKGVAWGAMKTYAYGKLAIYSTSLDVTKGLSVLKDPAIKKIAIAKPETAPYGERSFELLKKMGLYESLKSKIVIGDNISQAAQFAFTGNAEIGFVALSLALAPEMKGKGTYYIVDPKLYTPVEQACILIKTAVRNTETSKFMAYVLSPRTKVYWEKYGYSVPR
- a CDS encoding winged helix-turn-helix domain-containing protein; translated protein: MDRSTFSMDALLTIYRDNEVFIGQSQYRLLKQILTDGSINAAAKSLKMSYQHAWHLIDKMNRLSPIPVVIRQKGGKDGGGCSISPYGMKVIESYAMHEIEIIKLLEQTNSELESCFF
- a CDS encoding P-II family nitrogen regulator; this translates as MYLLRAIVRPEKSSVVMKALFDAGFPAVTKLSVFGRGKQRGLKVGNVTYDELPKDLLMIVIPEKDKDFVIETIMDAARSGEKGQFGDGKIFVTPVEETYTISSGRKEV
- the folK gene encoding 2-amino-4-hydroxy-6-hydroxymethyldihydropteridine diphosphokinase encodes the protein MALVYFGLGTNLGDKERNLCLAIDKIRERIGRVISQSAFYASEPWRFESTNSFLNAVVCAETSISPLRLMEETQKIEKEIGRNKKSVDGLYSDRVIDIDILLYDDLILSTENLTIPHPLMTERLFVMKPLWEIAPELVIPGTEKTVQSFYDELSL
- a CDS encoding alginate export family protein — encoded protein: MKVLGKKCFWITIAATVCACKMNAQTVAIDGELRPRAEYRDGFGAPLTESNDPGIFAIQRTRLGATFTSAVLKTQFTIQDSRTYGKTAPSSETATLGVFEAWAEFLLMPGGSAKVGRQALTYDDGRLFSASNWSNTGNSHDLALFKYNVNDFQAHLGFAYNNTSAISSETVYTNGAKYRYMGLLWLSKGIAKDLTLSAIAVDEGMQPTTDATKYGTKVNMNHGYTFGGNLKYGNETKPFSALATAYFQAGKNQTGDDLRGSMAAVKLNYKISSAVTTSLGTDYLSGDDNKTDGKQKNFRKLYGSNHSFNGSMEYWSTPLSAGLLDYYGSVNAKVSKTTSIEGAFHVFSSSKDMTSNSQNIGKSLGSELDLCLNYKLNEWSKLQVGWSTYFANDNTRIAKGMTADAKTRFPQWGYVMLTVSPSYLKSIFTDK
- a CDS encoding IS982 family transposase, which produces MVIKLLIYSSIMHNLYAIFAKFLDICKMFSADLVNEKGNIPRRGVVPKFSDLEVISLSLAAESIGIDSESFLFSKLNEYKDDFSSLISRRQYNDRRKLTIGLCNQVRERIASKVDGGEAIFCIDSMPIEVCRPIRSKRCKMGKNNYDKAPNYGYCASQGKHYYGYKLHSLCGLSGVIHSFDLTKASVHDIHYLKDVKCNFQNCTIIGDRGYIGAAIQLDLFEKANIKLEVPYRSNQKDWKPVFSPFAKARKRVETLFAQLCDQFMIIRNYAKQTEGLFTRITGKISALTILQYINKINNKPIGQIKYALI
- a CDS encoding nitrogenase component I subunit alpha encodes the protein MTKDTEKDINLAEFKEEVLAAYPKKVAKKRAKGIVYNNPDEIPQIQANVRTIPGIITQRGCTYAGCKGVVLGPTRDIVNITHGPIGCGFYSWLTRRNQTRPDEQAPENFIPYAFSTDMQDSNIVFGGEEKLKQAIREAYELFHPKAIAIFSTCPVGLIGDDVHRVARHMTEELEGKVNIFGFSCEGYRGVSQSAGHHIANNGLYKNLIGNDDSVDGKYKFRINVLGEYNIGGDAFAIETLMDKCGIELVATMSGNSTKKQFETAHTADLSLVMCHRSINYVAEMLETSFGIPWMKANFIGAEATAKTLRKVGKYFGDQELIDRIEKVIAEEMIPVKEAQEKALEKTKGKLAMLFVGGSRAHHYQELFNELGMTTISAGYEFGHRDDYEGRSVIPSIQIDADSRNIEQITVKEDATRFKPRKTEEELKALEKEGLEFNGYEGMMAEMKKGTLVIDDLSHYEMEKLIEMYHPDIFCAGIKEKFCVQKMGIPLKQLHNYDYGGPYAAFEGAINFYKDIEQIACCSIWKEMKAPWEKEDIVEAEYVY
- the nifH gene encoding nitrogenase iron protein, yielding MRKIAIYGKGGIGKSTTTQNTVAGLAEMGKKVMVVGCDPKADSTRLLLHGLAQKTVLDTLRDEGEDIDLDDVMKPGFHETSCVESGGPEPGVGCAGRGIITSINLLEQLGAYDDDKHLDYVFYDVLGDVVCGGFAMPIRDGKAEEVYIVCSGEMMAMYAANNICKSIAKFGKVGTVRLGGIICNSRKVDNEANMIEEFASKLGTQMIHFVPRDNMVQHAEINRKTVIDHAPEHTQANEYRSLAKKINDNQMFVIPTPLSMPELEELLVGFGIMN
- the modB gene encoding molybdate ABC transporter permease subunit, whose product is MNDDFLQTLLLTGKLATITTVILLIIGLPLGYWLAYKRFRFKPLIEALISMPLVLPPTVLGFYMLVAYSPQNVIGHFLEHTLNLRLAFSFEGILVASVLFSLPFMVQPLQNGFASIPRSYREASYTLGKSFFTTFIRVLIPNMKPSIITAVAMTFAHCIGEFGVVIMVGGNMPGETRVASIAIYDEVQSLNYDTANKYSFVLFIVSMVILTIIYSINGNKKTL